The Lactuca sativa cultivar Salinas chromosome 2, Lsat_Salinas_v11, whole genome shotgun sequence genome includes the window CCCCAATCAAGTCCTCTACCATCACTACGACTATATCTTGCAAGCTAACTCGCTCCAAATTCCTCCTATGGAAAGCGCAAGTGGTCCCTATTCTAAAGGGAGTCCAACTCTTCGGCCACCTTGATGGCACTACACCAAACCCTTCAGCCATGATAACTACATGGACGAGTACCACCGCGAAGGAAGTTGAGCCCCCAAAAGAATCCCCAAATCCTAAGCATAACGCCTGGGTCATTCAAGATCAGGCTATGATTGGTGGTCTCCTATCCTCGATGACAGAGGAAGTTCTTCCCCAATTAATTCGCTGCACCTGCACTGCTCAGGAGTTGTGGACATCGCTCCACACCATGTTCTCTGCTCAGCACCGTGGAAATTCAATTCAGATTTGTACACAACTTTCAACCACAAAGAAAGGAGACCTAAGTGTTGCTGAATACTATCAGAAAATGACTGGATTCGCCGATACAATGGCGAATATTGGACAACCAATGAATGATGAGGAAGTAATAGGTTATATGCTGGCTGGATTGGGACCAGGACATGGCGATTTGTTTACTGCCATAACAGTTCTCAGCAACGAACGGAAGGTTACACTTCCAGAATTCTACTCTTATCTAATAGCACATGAGGCTCAAGCCACCGCCATGGGAAGCGCTGTGGAGTTCTCATCGTCCGCTAATAACATCACACATCAAGAAAATAACAATAACAACAGTGCACCTCGTCGCAATTACAACAATACAAGTGGGTACAACAATTTCAATCAGAGAGGAAACCACAGAGGAGGTGGTTACCGTGGACGAGGTCGTGGGCGCAGTCGAAACAATGGAGGACCCCGCTATCAAGTATGTGGCATACCTGGTCACACAGCCCTAACTTGCAAGAACCGTTTCAACCATACTTACCAAGCAGAAAACTACCGTGGGGCCAACAGTGTGACATCAGCTGGATATAATTCAGACCCAAACTGGTTTGTTGATTGTGGAGCAACTGATCATCTAACCAATGAGCTTGATCGCCTCACTGTCCAAGAACGTTACCATGGCAAAGATCAAGTTCAAGTCGCTAATGGAGCAGATTTGTCTATTTCTCATGTTGGTCATTCAGTAATTCCAGGTTTAACTAGACCTCTCCATTTAAAAAATGTCTTATATGTCCCACACATTAAGAAAAATCTTTTATTCACTCAGAGACTTATGTCTGATAACCATGTGTTTATTGAACTTTATCCTAATGCTTTCCGTGTCAACGACATAGCCACGAAGAAGGTTCTTCTACTAGGTAGGAGCAGAAGCGGTCTCTACCCTATACCTATCAGTCGTTCTAAAAGTCTTCCGCAGCGTCATGGTTTATCAAGTGTCAAAGTTTCTTCATCTCAATGGCATCAAAGATTTGGTCACCCCACTTCAGCAGTTGTCAAGACTATTTTAAATTCAAATAAGTTAGGTTGTTTGTCTAGTAATGAGTCATCAGTATGTGATGCTTGTCAATGTGCAAAGAGTCATCAATTACCTTATAATACTTCTGTTTGTGTCTCTACTTGTCCTCTTGAACTTATTCATACTGATGTTTGGGGACCCGCTCAAGTGTCTAGTGGGGCTTTTAAATATTATGTTAGCTTTCTAGATGATTATAGTCGATACACTTGGATTTACCTTATCAAAAATAAATATGATGTTGAACAAGTGTTTTATACCTTCCAAAATCATGTTGAACGATTTTTAAACACCAAAATCCGTAGTGTTCAGTCAGACTGGGGGGTGAATATCAAAAACTACACCGATATTTTCAAAAAGTGGGAATCACACATCGTGTCTCGTGTCCTCATACGTCCCCACAAAATGGAATAGTAGAACAAAAACATCGCCATATAGTTGAAACTGGTCTGGCTCTATTAGCTCAGTCATCTCTTCCCCTTCGTTATTGGGATGAAGCCTTCTTGACTGCGtgttatttgattaattgtatgccTACCAAAATTCTTAACAATATTGCTCCACTTACACGCTTGTTAAGAATCAACCCCGATTATTCATTTCTTAGAGTTTTTGGTTGTGCTTGTTGGCCTAGTTTACGGAAATATAATACTCACAAACTCATTTTTCATTCCACATTGTGTGTTTTTCTGGGGTATAGCTCTCTTCATAAGGGCTATAAATGTTTAGATAGGTCCACAGGTCGCATTTATATTTCAAGAGATGTCGTGTTTGATGAAAATCGATTTCCATACACTCCTATACATACTCTACCTTCTGTCCCTTCTAGCTCAGAACCAGTTCTGTTTCCCCAGTCTGAACCGGCAGTTACTAATGATCACATGAGCAGATATGACTTATCTATTTTGTTAGCTAACAATTGTGATGCAGATACAGCTGTACCACCCACTGCTATACATCAAGCTTCCACTTCTGCACCAATCATTGTTTCAGTATCACCTCTGCAGGTACCCACAGAAGAATCCACATCAGTAACCACGAGCCCTGCTGTTGTGCCATATACAacaaccttgtcaccagtcactGCACCAGCAGCTGAACCTCAGGAGCCTATGTCACCAGCCACCTCAACGTCCATGTCACCTCCACTTGTTGATCTGTCGCCACCTGTACAGTCCACTCCAGAAGCTTCTCCACCAGGTATGACCACGCGTGCTCGTTTGGGAAAAAACTTTCCCTAAACAGTTCACGGATGGCACTATTCGCTATGATCTTTCTAAAAGAGCTTTTTCTGCTATCACCCCTACTTCTTATCGAGCTGCTATGACTGATCCTGCTTGGAGAGCTGCCATGGAAGCAGAAtttaaagcactttagacaaatcaaaCATGGGTTCTCGTTCCTAGACCCACTGGTATTAATATTGTTGGGTGTAAATGGTTTTTAAATTAAAACAAAACTCGGATGGTACTACTGATAAGCCTAAAGCGCGGTTAGTTGCTCGTGGTTTCACATAACAATATGGTATTTATTATCAAGATACCTTCAGTCCTGTAGTAAAGCCTATCACTATTCGTTTAGTCCTCTCTCTTGCAGTCTCTCGTGGCTGGCATCTTCGCCAAATTGATGTTAACAACGTGTTTCTTCATGGTTTTCTGGACGAAGAAGTATACATGCACGAACCGCCTGGTTTTGAAGACTCCACTCATCCTCAGTATGTGTGCAAATTACGTAAGGCACTTTATGGCCTAAAACGATCACCTAGGGCTTGGTTTTCTAGGTTAAGAGACCAGCTTCAGCAACTTGGTTTTCGATCTTCTAAAGCTGATACCTCATTGTTTATTCTCCATTGCAATCAGGTCACTGTATTTATGTTGGTGTACGTCGACGATATAGTTATTGTGGGATCGTCTCAACGGGTGGTGGACAAACTCATTCAGGCATTGAGCTCATCTTTCCCTATCAAAGATCTAGGGAGGCTTAGCTATTTCTTAGGTGTTGAGGTGCTTCACAATTAAGGGGGAATTACCTTACTTCAGCACAAATATGCGACTGACTTGTTGCATCGTACTAATATGGTGAATTGTAAAGTTGTCACCACCCCAATGATGGTCAATAATAAACTATCTAGCGATGATGGAAAACCTCTGAATGAGGAGGATACATTCAAGTATAGAAGCATGGTTGGTGGTTTGCAATATCTCACGCTAACCAGGCCAGATATTTCTTTTTCTATCAACAAAGTCTGTCAGTTTCTGGCTAGACCTACTGATATTCATCTTGAGGCTGTGAAGAGAATATTGAGGTATATTAAAGGTACAATTACTACAGGGCTACGTATTCGAAAATCGTCCTCCACATTATTGAGTGTGTTTACAAATGTGGATTGGGCAGGATGTCTGAACTCTAGACGATCTACAAGAGGATTTGCAGTGTTTCTAGGTCCTAACTTGGTTTCATGGAGCTCACGTAAGCAACCAACAGTCTCTAGGTCAAGTACTGAAGCAGAATATAAAGCCTTAGCAAATGGTACAACAGAAGGAACTTGGATTCGGGCAATACTAAAGGAGTTAGGTGTCAAACAAACTTGAGCTCCAATACTATGGTGTGATAATCTGGGAGCCACTTATTTAACAGCTAATCCAATCTTTCATGCACGAACAAAACATATAGAAGTCGATTTTCATTTTGTTAGAGAAAAGGTAGCAATGGGAGCATTAGATGTTCGTTTTATATCATCAAATGATCAAGTTGCAGATGGTCTCATAAAGCCTATGACTAGAAGTATGTTGGAGAAGTTACGATACAATCTGAACCTAATTATGGTTAAGATTGAGGGGGAATGTAAAGATAAAAGTAAATAGGGCATTAGTTTAAATTATAGATAGGCTTTGTATAAGTTGTATTTATCAGATCCTTTAGAATAGAATTATCAGTTGTAATTCTTGTAATATATAATGAGACTAAACCCAAGAGGTTAATTACGCCAAATACACTTTCTGACTAGTAGAACCAAAAGCTTTTTCCAATCAAATAACAGAATTCactaaattattaaaaaatttacTAATTGTCTCTCTTGATATACGAAACTGAAACTTTGCCACATGATTTTTCACATGGTGGGCCAAACAAAAATATAGCCACTTGTTCATCGATTGGAGATACCTAGATGCCTTTAACTTTCCATCAATCGCAACCATGCGACACTGCTTAGCAAACACATCCTTATTCATTCTTAATTGTTGGAGACAAGTCTCATCACTTTCGTACACTAATCTTTGCATATATTCGTCTCTTTATGGGTGTAGCATCTTGTAGTGAGGTCTACTttgagacatatatatatatatatatatatatatatatatatatatatatatatatatatatatatatatatatatatatatatatatatatatatatggaaataatGGTACTCACTATATGAAAATACCAATTTACTAAACTTATTATCTCAATCCACATTGCACTAAATGCAACAAGTTTCTTAGTTGTTTTTTCGTCTATTCATTTTAATGTGAGTCATACTGCAATAGGAGTAGATTCTTTTATCATTAAAAACAAATATCAAAGGTGCAAAGAAGTTGACAAGATACAACATATGTAAAGAATTAAAGGAAATAAAGTTACAAAACGAAATTATCGAATAGTAGTTTACAAGTTAAATTATCATTTTAGGCCACTTTGAATCGAATGAAATAATCATGAGGTGGTTCCTGATATATACTATTAGTGTGGCATAGTGGATGAAGCTCAATTGGTTATTTGTCAAGATATTGAGCCAAAACAAAAACAAGATACAAACTATTTGACCAAAGCAAAAGGATACCAAAAAGGGATCCTATCACCGGAAGCAAAAATTATTTAGTTGAACACAACTATGACTATAAAACCAGTAGATTAAAAACCGGATGAGGATCGAAGGTAGGCGAATTTGTTTTAACATTGATGATGCAGATGAAGGCTACTACCTTGAGGTTCAATAAAGGTGTCATTTATCAACTGGTTGATGTCTTTAAGGACCTCCAAACGGAAACATATCATAAGAACATCAAAAGTTACACAAAAATGGTATAGTAAACTAAAAAATTCATTTTGTTGGAAAAAAAtataaatctaaaaaaaaaaaatttgtcttGTTAAGTTTACATGATATTATCCAAATAGCAATAAGAGATGAACAAGGAATGATAAATGAATTTGATGgaaaaaaaattttaattaaattttaacacACATAATAAAGGGTTACGATCATAATTGGGAatggaataaaaaaaataaaaaaataaagtggggggggggggggggggggggtcatgAGTCAATACCCCAATCAAacgtacattttttttattaccTATTAATGAGTTATTTCATTCTCTAATGTCCTCCGAAATGCCCATTAGGTGAAAAGGTGATAAAGATTAaagagtgtgggtaggttcaatTGTTTATAAACCAGtttctttaataaataaataattactaaacattaaattaattaaaaaaagaaatataCACAGGCAATATAGTCTTTTTAAGTATGGTAGGGACCAAACgtacaacaaaaaaaaatacaatagagacggtccgagttaaaaagaaaagttaggaaccaaacgtgcaaattaccccaaaccataaggaccattcgtgttaTAATAgttattcatttatttaatttactcgTGATGGCAAAATCAAAAATTCAGTCATccaaaaccttttataaatatggtCAATGTAGAGATGAGCATTAAAACCACCGaaaccggaaccgaaccggaatcAGAATAGGATCGGAACtgaaccggaaccggaatcggTAATAAGGTCCAGTTACCGGTTCTCTATTTTTATGAAAACCAGTCCCGGTTCTAAAAACCTTAACCGGTTtgatatttttttcgttttttaaaaTGCTCATAACTCATTCATATGAAGCCGAAGTTACTTGATTTCAACATGTAATTTGGAGTTTGTAAATCATTTTTGACTGTACAAACATATATTTTTTGTTAGATATTGAATCAGACACATGCCCCAAACAAAAAAATATCGATGCTGTGTTTTTTCTATttcaatattttttgttttttttaatctgtCCCCTTTTTTTAAATGTGCATAACTCATTCATATGGCGTCTTTCCAGCATGTAATTTGGTATTTGTATTTCATTTTAGACTGTACAAACAcatattttggttagataatGAATCAGCTATAGATTTCaacattttgtttttattttttggaaTCTATCCCGCTTTTAAAATGTTcataactcactcatatgaaaTCGGAATTACTCTTTTTTCATCACGTAATTTAGTGTTTGTGCATCACTTTAGAATGTAAAAAGTCATAATTTGattaaatattgaatcatttacaAGCTCCGGAAGATAACATATCGTCTACAACATTTCAACCGGTTCTAGTTTGAAAAATAACCGGAAAACCGGGACCGAAAACCGGAACCGGTGGTCCGGTTCCCGGTTCTTATAATATAGGAAAACCGGTCCGGTTCTAAAGCTCATCCCTAGGTCAATGTTTTGACGAAAATTACAATAAACCCATGGCTCATActttctttctctttctcctCAAGTTAGGAATACCAGATAAGAAACTTACAGGTCTCatctcatcttcatcttcttcaaggtTCACCTGTGACACATTTTGGCTAATGGACGCTTCTGCCCCTCCTTCATGAGATGGTTCATTCAATACTTGAGTTGGGCTGCAAGCAGATTCTCCAGGCTCCTTATCTCCCTCGTCCTCATCCAAGCAAAACCCACCCCCCATTTTAAGGTACTCATTAGATAATTCCGCTTCAGGGGGGTTTTCGTCATTTTGACACCAATTTTCAGCCTCATCAAGATGGACCCTGATTTCTGATAATGTGAATTCGTGATCATTATTCCCACCTGAATCTATAGCTGCAGTATTGAACAGTGTCTCTTCCTCCTTTGAAGGTTCTACATTTCCAACATCTTCTTGTGTTCTAGGCTCATCCATttcagagtcttcattgttcatGGGTATCACTGACTTCCTAACACGTTTTGACTGATAAAACCACacaaattaatcaaaaatgaCACTTCACAAGACAAAAAAACACAAGTGATCAAGAACAATATAACTTACCCTTCGTATTTCATGCTGTCCTTTTGAATGTTCACCATGTGTTTCTTGCATGTAGTCACTATTAGTATTGTTTCCATCATCAGAACTTGTTGCAGAAAGTTCCAAATTGTTTTCATTTGTCCTTACTGATTgacttcttcctcttcctctACCTCTACCTCTAACACCTGAACCTTTGATGTTCTTTCTGTGTTCCTCTTGAATTATAAGCTGTTCTGTTTCTATATCATTCTTACCCTCTTCAAGCTTCACTTTCTTTCTCTTCTTTCTATTGGGTTTATCTTCCTCATTTTCATCTATCAACTTTGATGCTTTGCTCCCTGCTATTCCCTTCACAGCTTTACTTATCCTCTTGCTACGAATTTTTGCAAATCTCTCATTGAAAGTGTAAAATGCTTCCAATCGCAACTGAGTCTGCATCATCAATTCATCATTGGTTTCCTCATACATCAAAGACATTAAAAGATCTAATTAAAAAACAATGAAAAAGACAAAGGACCTCGTGTTTGTTGTACTCCTTTAGAACAGGTTGTAGCAACTCATCAGCCTTCTGGGTACCCCAtccaaacttttcaaaacataatctgcaaatgtataaaaaaaacaaatatcattaaaAACTATGTCATTCACATTAGCGACAAAAACCGTTTCAGAATCAACTCACTTGCGAAGAACAAAAAGATCCGGCTTTCCCCATGAAAAGGGCTCTGTTGATTTGTCTACTTGCGGAGATGCATATGCAGAAATCACTGCATCACTTGGAAAAGTAGAAGGAATATGCCAGTTTTTGCTCACGTTTCTCTGCAATTGAAagttcaaacaaaaaaaaatcaacgaTAAAAAGGAAAAGGGCAAAAGCGTCATGAAAATAATAGTCTGAAGCAAGTTTTTACATGCTTTTCCATGAAGATCTGCTTCATCATGTCCATGTCATCATCTGGCTTTGAAACATTTTGATCCGCTGTAGAAGCTTCTCCAGCATTACTATTTGACCGTTTCGCCCTTTTATTCGACCCTTCTTTACCACCAACCTTCCCAAGGATGCTTGGATCTGGTGATTCTATCCACTCACGAAACTTATGAAGACCATCTTCCTCAGGAAAAGCATTCAGGACTTCAACGGCATTGACAATTCCAATTCCACTACAGAATTGCACAAATGGAATCAGGTCACATGAATCGATAAAAAAAACaaccataatacattaatacctAAAACAGTATCTTACCTGATACCTTCTGTGTAATCACTCCCAAGGAGCATTGCCATGCGGATTAACTTTTCTCGTGGTAAGCCAAGCTCTGTTTCAATGTCCTGAAAGAACCAATTATAGGCATCAgataagttttaaaaaaataaatacatacaaCTTCTTTATACCTTCATAAAGTATGTCTCCACATATTTTCTATCatcaaatatgtttttgtaaacacttcgTGCCCCAAACAATAAAACATCAGAGTCATCAGTAACCACACCATCAACAAGGTTTTCGAGTTCCATGTATGCACATTGAGCTTCAGCCTCCATTGGAGCTATGATATATGGCAAACCAAACATTTGAAGAAGTTCCTAGAATCAATGTACATGGAATTAATGGTTTAAAAGATATGTAAGCATCTtgaaagagttttttttttttttaataaatactttGCTTACCTGGCATTCTGTAAACATTTCGCCACTCACAGACTCTGCATTGCGCTCAAGCCTTCTCTGTTCATCACCCAGATCTGTACGCTCCTTGGTTAAATTTGTCATTTCCTCCTCCAAATTAGCCTTTGTGATTTCAATCTGTTCCTTGCTCATGTCACTCAAAACAAAATTGCTGACATCATCATTCCTTTCCTCATAAGAAGCATTCCTATCCCTTCCCTCGGGAACCTTCTGCACAATATCAAAGTCAGACTTTGATTCCTTAACAGAAGTTGCTTCAGGCCTTGTTGTCTCCAGAATTTGGTCAATGACAAGAGCTTTGACTTCATGTTGTTGACCATCAACGATAATGACATCATCATCCTCTCTAGAATTATCCTCATGCTGCTCATTACCCAATTCAACTCCACTTTCTTCGGTTGGATTCACCAGATCCACACGTCCAGTTTCTCCTTGAAAATTACAGTCATCACTCGCATCTTTATTGGAAACTTCAGGGAGACATTTTGTTGTCATCTGAACTTCAATCATATTTGGATCATTTACGGTAGTTGCCTCCAACTGTGCAGTGGGAGAATCATTGGCATCTATTGCTTTGTCATCTTGAAACTCTtcaggtgatgatgatgatgtatcAATGTCTTTCGCACACCTCATATCATCCATACTCCGTTTAATTGCTTCCTGAAAATCTGCTTCCTCCAGTAACTCACCCTTTGAAACAGCTTCCTTGTGTTCAACTTCACATATGGAGTCCAACGCAAAATTACCAGAAGGTCCTTCCTCCCATTCTACTTCAGTTTCCTTTTGTTCAACTTCACATACAGAACCCAACTCAAAATTACCAGAAGGTCCTTCCTCCCATTCTACTTCAGTTTCCTTGTGTTCAACTTCACATACAGAGCCCAACTCAAAATTACCAGAAGGCCCTTCCTCCCATTCCACTTCACTTTCATCACCACAACAATCAGCAGGTTTCTCTCCTTTAGAGTTTCCAGGCATTCCCTCTTCCCATTCACCATCTGAAAGGGTTATAACAGGTTGCTTTGCTGAAGATGTATTATCAGCCACAATACTAGCAAAtacatcatcatcactgtctacAAATTGCTGCTCTTTATCATACTCAAAAGACACCTCTAATGAAGTTCCACTAACTGGGACAGTTTCCAAGTTTGTTTTGTTGGGGAAAACAAGTGGATCCTGATACGAAGGACTGGAAAGGTTGGAaatttcaagaagttcacttgGGAATTCTGTTTCTTTACAATGGGTAATTCTGTCATTAAACATTCCAACTGGTTTAGTTTTATCATGTTCAATCTCTTTTATTAGATC containing:
- the LOC111876446 gene encoding DNA repair protein UVH3 is translated as MGVHGLWDLLSPVGRRVSVETLAGKRLAIDASIWMIQFMKAMRDERGEMVRNAHILGFFRRICKLLFLRTKPVFVFDGATPALKRRTVIARRRQRENAQTKIRKTAEKLLLNHLKAMRLKELANDLENQRKSNGDKGKGVITDKADLAGTTSKTNPPNTKGFDQEALDAMLAASIEAEENGGIIGDASTSGAGVLAEDEDEDEDDDEEMLLPTLHGKVDPAVLASLPPSMQLDLLGQMRERLMAENRQKYQKVKKAPARFSELQIESYLKTVAFRREIHEVQKAAGGTGIGGVQTSRIASEANREFIFSSSFTGDRQSLASVGVEANSNVKSQMSTQHSSTGSVNGVESTNKSNSTIESFINEPRKRFSEDVETYRDDRGRIRVSKVRAMGIRMTRDLQRNLDLIKEIEHDKTKPVGMFNDRITHCKETEFPSELLEISNLSSPSYQDPLVFPNKTNLETVPVSGTSLEVSFEYDKEQQFVDSDDDVFASIVADNTSSAKQPVITLSDGEWEEGMPGNSKGEKPADCCGDESEVEWEEGPSGNFELGSVCEVEHKETEVEWEEGPSGNFELGSVCEVEQKETEVEWEEGPSGNFALDSICEVEHKEAVSKGELLEEADFQEAIKRSMDDMRCAKDIDTSSSSPEEFQDDKAIDANDSPTAQLEATTVNDPNMIEVQMTTKCLPEVSNKDASDDCNFQGETGRVDLVNPTEESGVELGNEQHEDNSREDDDVIIVDGQQHEVKALVIDQILETTRPEATSVKESKSDFDIVQKVPEGRDRNASYEERNDDVSNFVLSDMSKEQIEITKANLEEEMTNLTKERTDLGDEQRRLERNAESVSGEMFTECQELLQMFGLPYIIAPMEAEAQCAYMELENLVDGVVTDDSDVLLFGARSVYKNIFDDRKYVETYFMKDIETELGLPREKLIRMAMLLGSDYTEGISGIGIVNAVEVLNAFPEEDGLHKFREWIESPDPSILGKVGGKEGSNKRAKRSNSNAGEASTADQNVSKPDDDMDMMKQIFMEKHRNVSKNWHIPSTFPSDAVISAYASPQVDKSTEPFSWGKPDLFVLRKLCFEKFGWGTQKADELLQPVLKEYNKHETQLRLEAFYTFNERFAKIRSKRISKAVKGIAGSKASKLIDENEEDKPNRKKRKKVKLEEGKNDIETEQLIIQEEHRKNIKGSGVRGRGRGRGRSQSVRTNENNLELSATSSDDGNNTNSDYMQETHGEHSKGQHEIRRSKRVRKSVIPMNNEDSEMDEPRTQEDVGNVEPSKEEETLFNTAAIDSGGNNDHEFTLSEIRVHLDEAENWCQNDENPPEAELSNEYLKMGGGFCLDEDEGDKEPGESACSPTQVLNEPSHEGGAEASISQNVSQVNLEEDEDEMRPVSFLSGIPNLRRKRKKV
- the LOC111876468 gene encoding uncharacterized mitochondrial protein AtMg00810-like is translated as MVNCKVVTTPMMVNNKLSSDDGKPLNEEDTFKYRSMVGGLQYLTLTRPDISFSINKVCQFLARPTDIHLEAVKRILRYIKGTITTGLRIRKSSSTLLSVFTNVDWAGCLNSRRSTRGFAVFLGPNLVSWSSRKQPTVSRSSTEAEYKALANANPIFHARTKHIEVDFHFVREKVAMGALDVRFISSNDQVADGLIKPMTRSMLEKLRYNLNLIMVKIEGECKDKSK